In one Methylobacterium sp. SyP6R genomic region, the following are encoded:
- a CDS encoding transglycosylase SLT domain-containing protein: protein MMRVPAIATAAVFTFSAALGAVSGAQAAATVSGAAKAPLPATGNVCEQQMAQAAARHGVPLGMLYAVGLTESGNRGSLQPYAMNIGGKAYFGTNAADVIRRLGEAQASGVRLVDLGCMQINHYYHRAKFASLEAMIDPRQNVEYATVFLKELKAREGSWTLAVARYHAGPNNNPAQKQYVCRVIANMVASGFGQWTPGAKNFCK from the coding sequence ATGATGCGCGTACCGGCGATCGCGACCGCGGCGGTCTTTACCTTTAGCGCCGCCCTCGGCGCCGTCTCGGGCGCGCAGGCCGCCGCCACGGTCTCCGGGGCCGCCAAGGCGCCGCTGCCCGCGACCGGCAACGTCTGCGAGCAGCAGATGGCGCAGGCCGCCGCGCGCCACGGCGTGCCGCTGGGCATGCTCTACGCCGTCGGGCTGACCGAGAGCGGCAACCGCGGCTCGCTGCAGCCCTATGCGATGAATATCGGCGGCAAGGCCTATTTCGGCACGAACGCCGCCGACGTGATCCGGCGCCTCGGCGAGGCGCAGGCCAGCGGCGTGCGCCTGGTCGATCTCGGCTGCATGCAGATCAACCATTATTATCACCGGGCGAAGTTCGCCTCGCTCGAGGCGATGATCGACCCGCGCCAGAACGTCGAATACGCGACGGTCTTCCTCAAGGAGCTGAAGGCCCGGGAGGGCAGCTGGACCCTGGCGGTGGCCCGCTATCACGCCGGTCCGAACAACAACCCGGCCCAGAAGCAGTATGTCTGCCGGGTGATCGCCAACATGGTGGCTTCCGGATTCGGCCAGTGGACGCCGGGGGCCAAAAATTTCTGCAAGTAA
- the flhB gene encoding flagellar biosynthesis protein FlhB, with the protein MSDETDQESKTEAATERKVRDAIEKGDVPFSREAPVFASILGLLVCLSLVVRGQAAELARDLSSFLDHPGGFSLASAEDALTLMQATGFALARFLTPILLVLSGFGLVASLAQNVPSLVTDRIAPKWNRVSPASGWGRIFGRSGQVEFLKAVLKVSSVSLVVLLLLRSEQAKAVSAMFVDPSQLPELILTTAIRLVSAVSIATIVIVAGDLVWARLRWQRSLKMSRQEIKDEHKQIEGDPTVKARLRSLAQDRNRKRMLGQVDRATVVIANPTHFAIALRYEPSEGPAPIVLAKGQDLIALRIREIAEQKGIPVIEDKPLARSLYDAVQVDQMIPAEFYRAVAQILFFLFARQR; encoded by the coding sequence ATGTCTGACGAGACCGACCAGGAGAGCAAGACCGAGGCCGCCACCGAGCGGAAGGTGCGCGACGCGATCGAGAAGGGCGACGTGCCGTTCTCCCGCGAGGCCCCGGTCTTCGCCTCGATCCTCGGCCTCCTGGTCTGCCTGAGCCTGGTGGTGCGGGGGCAGGCGGCAGAGCTCGCCCGGGACCTCTCCTCGTTCCTCGACCATCCGGGGGGCTTCTCCCTGGCCTCGGCCGAGGACGCGCTGACCCTGATGCAGGCGACCGGCTTCGCCCTCGCCCGTTTCCTCACGCCGATCCTGCTGGTCCTCTCCGGCTTCGGCCTCGTCGCTTCCCTCGCCCAGAATGTCCCGAGCCTCGTCACCGACCGGATCGCCCCGAAATGGAACCGCGTCTCGCCGGCCTCGGGCTGGGGACGGATCTTCGGCCGCTCCGGCCAGGTCGAGTTCCTGAAAGCCGTCCTTAAAGTCTCATCGGTCAGTCTCGTCGTCCTCCTGCTCCTGCGCTCGGAACAGGCCAAAGCCGTGAGTGCCATGTTCGTCGACCCGAGCCAGCTCCCCGAGCTGATCCTGACGACCGCGATCCGCCTGGTCTCGGCCGTGAGCATCGCCACCATCGTGATCGTGGCGGGCGACCTCGTCTGGGCGCGCCTGCGCTGGCAGCGCTCGCTCAAGATGTCGCGCCAGGAGATCAAGGACGAACACAAGCAGATCGAGGGCGATCCGACCGTCAAGGCGCGCCTGCGCTCGCTCGCCCAGGACCGCAACCGCAAGCGGATGCTCGGCCAGGTCGACCGCGCCACCGTCGTCATCGCCAACCCGACCCATTTCGCGATCGCGCTCCGCTACGAGCCCTCCGAGGGCCCGGCACCGATCGTGCTCGCCAAGGGCCAGGACCTCATCGCCCTGCGCATCCGCGAGATCGCCGAGCAGAAAGGCATCCCGGTGATCGAAGACAAGCCTCTCGCAAGATCGCTGTACGATGCTGTCCAAGTCGACCAGATGATCCCTGCGGAATTCTACCGCGCGGTCGCGCAGATCCTGTTCTTCCTGTTCGCGAGACAACGATGA
- a CDS encoding response regulator transcription factor — translation MYFLVDARKSVNAGFKAGFDREGVSSFSLSPEEFTSWIESASRSDLDAVQGFLLGDFDERARCASTIRRQSRAPIIALADSRSLEQTLVLFDAGIDDVLPKPVHVREILARAEAIWRRVNGEAAQSPEPAPATPDELPGAPAAQGRGPERLKVFFDGRDPEIDGVPLSLPRRERHILEFLVRNRGRRVTKSQLFNGVYGVYSDGVEESVVEGHVSKLRKKLAQALGHDPIEAKRYIGYTYVG, via the coding sequence ATGTATTTCTTGGTTGATGCCAGGAAATCGGTGAATGCGGGCTTCAAGGCCGGGTTCGACAGGGAAGGAGTATCTTCCTTTTCCCTTTCTCCCGAGGAGTTCACAAGCTGGATCGAATCGGCCTCCCGCAGCGACCTCGACGCGGTGCAGGGCTTCCTGCTGGGTGATTTCGACGAGCGTGCCCGCTGCGCCAGCACGATCCGTCGACAATCCCGCGCCCCGATCATCGCGCTGGCCGATTCGCGCTCGCTGGAGCAGACCCTGGTGCTGTTCGATGCCGGCATCGACGACGTACTGCCCAAGCCCGTCCATGTCCGCGAGATCCTGGCCCGGGCCGAGGCGATCTGGCGCCGGGTCAACGGAGAGGCGGCGCAAAGCCCCGAACCGGCCCCCGCCACGCCGGACGAACTGCCGGGCGCCCCTGCCGCGCAAGGCCGGGGACCGGAGCGCCTGAAGGTGTTCTTCGACGGGCGCGACCCCGAGATCGACGGCGTGCCGCTGTCCCTGCCGCGGCGGGAGCGGCACATCCTGGAGTTCCTGGTGCGCAACCGCGGCCGGCGTGTGACCAAGAGCCAGCTCTTCAACGGCGTCTACGGCGTCTACAGCGACGGCGTCGAGGAGAGCGTGGTCGAGGGCCATGTCAGCAAGCTGCGCAAGAAGCTGGCGCAAGCCCTCGGCCACGACCCGATCGAGGCCAAGCGCTATATCGGCTACACCTATGTCGGGTGA
- a CDS encoding flagellar hook-length control protein FliK — translation MTPLDAMLTGPRPRLDGARNAGDPTPQNSGAGFDAVLGLLEKGERPAPATPPEAGTGPAAETASARADASPRSATLGALLAGVVPAGSVRPGDADLAALMERAAGRIPAPGPAANAPAGLGAAVPGAPATPAAPPPAARVTVAEPASPLAPPLAVPESLPTVPPTAPQLATLPSPASREASAAGSKREAAPHPALSGAVAEAPNPAPSPRIAAAVPDQDSAAPDPETAPDLAPADAAPLAAVPWPTRTDAAIPLPAPIAPPAAAGTPTAAMPSRASGFEVDTVASVVATRPAMTVIAQETHFAPVATPSLAARPAATATTGSPATGSGAAPSAPAPVAVAPVLAAPVLAAPMPAASPPAAATALPPRGESAPGAAEDRVTADTPPVPGPREAAGPAAGPSLQEAVAAASPQPAMPQHGSAGDPVQASQAATPPPPARQASVDQAPAVPGATLPPGAAVTGPPAGAASPVPADRVAAATPRPETSTPATGRPAAMPAAAGGAPSFEAAGTPDDTASEPKTSGLAGTAEPLRHGGATSAAPASDARPSPEAEPLQDVKAVQDARAPQDAKAPQDAKAPQDAKAPQDAKAPQDARAAQDARAAQDARAAQDVKAAQDAKAPQDAKAPQDAKAPQDAKAPQDAKAPQDAKAPQDAKAPQDAKAPQDAKAPQDAKAPQDAKAPQDARAAQDAKAPQDAKAPQDAKAPQDARAPQDARAPQDAKPHQEIKSVSETRIAAPATPGERRAEDAAASVSAPVSAAEPIPAHAPAALPLTTLRQIADAVATGAATLPDPTPVRAGAVAAAWSAAAQADGPVRLLTLQLRPAELGQVLVRMRLQDGRLEMSLRAEREETADLLRRDGGLLSALVREAGYQPDLVTVQAGRLPGQPDASPQGAPPGGGQSLPSFAGGQQQGGASPDQPARRTPDAPEEGGRRTMEQRDDARTGDRDRGGLYL, via the coding sequence GTGACTCCCCTCGACGCGATGCTGACGGGCCCGCGGCCGCGCCTCGACGGCGCCCGCAATGCCGGCGACCCGACCCCTCAGAATTCCGGTGCCGGCTTCGATGCCGTGCTCGGGCTCCTCGAGAAGGGCGAGCGCCCCGCACCCGCGACCCCGCCCGAGGCCGGCACCGGTCCGGCCGCCGAGACCGCTTCCGCGCGCGCCGATGCGTCCCCGCGTTCCGCGACCCTGGGCGCGCTCCTCGCCGGCGTGGTCCCTGCCGGGTCCGTCCGTCCGGGCGACGCCGACCTCGCCGCCCTGATGGAGCGGGCCGCCGGCCGGATTCCCGCGCCGGGCCCGGCCGCGAACGCCCCGGCAGGGCTGGGCGCCGCCGTGCCTGGAGCGCCCGCCACCCCAGCCGCGCCGCCGCCTGCCGCCCGGGTGACGGTCGCCGAGCCTGCATCCCCGCTCGCCCCACCGCTCGCAGTCCCGGAATCTCTCCCGACGGTGCCGCCGACGGCTCCGCAACTCGCAACCCTGCCGAGCCCGGCGTCGCGGGAGGCGTCGGCCGCCGGATCGAAGCGGGAGGCGGCGCCTCACCCCGCATTGTCGGGCGCCGTGGCGGAGGCCCCGAATCCGGCGCCGAGCCCCAGGATCGCCGCAGCCGTCCCGGATCAGGACAGCGCCGCCCCCGACCCGGAGACCGCACCGGATCTCGCTCCGGCCGATGCGGCTCCGCTCGCTGCCGTCCCGTGGCCGACCCGCACCGATGCGGCGATCCCGTTGCCGGCCCCAATCGCGCCGCCGGCCGCGGCCGGCACGCCCACCGCCGCGATGCCGTCGCGAGCGTCGGGATTCGAGGTCGACACGGTCGCGTCGGTCGTTGCGACGCGGCCGGCCATGACCGTTATCGCGCAGGAGACGCATTTCGCCCCTGTCGCGACGCCCAGCCTTGCGGCGCGCCCGGCCGCCACCGCGACGACGGGTTCTCCGGCCACTGGATCGGGTGCTGCGCCGTCGGCTCCCGCGCCGGTCGCTGTCGCCCCCGTTCTCGCCGCACCTGTCCTTGCCGCTCCCATGCCGGCCGCGTCGCCGCCTGCCGCCGCGACGGCGCTGCCACCGAGGGGCGAGTCGGCTCCCGGTGCCGCCGAGGATCGGGTCACGGCCGATACACCCCCCGTCCCGGGCCCGCGCGAGGCGGCGGGCCCCGCGGCCGGCCCCTCGCTTCAGGAGGCCGTGGCCGCGGCATCGCCGCAGCCCGCGATGCCGCAGCACGGATCGGCCGGTGATCCGGTCCAGGCGAGCCAGGCTGCGACGCCGCCGCCGCCCGCCCGCCAGGCCTCCGTCGACCAAGCCCCCGCCGTGCCGGGCGCCACTCTCCCGCCGGGTGCGGCCGTGACGGGGCCGCCTGCGGGTGCGGCGTCGCCGGTCCCGGCAGATCGCGTGGCGGCGGCCACGCCTCGGCCCGAAACGAGCACGCCGGCCACCGGCCGCCCGGCTGCGATGCCCGCCGCGGCGGGCGGCGCGCCGTCATTCGAGGCTGCCGGGACTCCGGACGATACGGCCTCCGAACCGAAGACATCCGGCCTGGCCGGGACGGCGGAGCCGCTGCGGCACGGAGGAGCCACATCCGCCGCGCCGGCATCCGATGCCAGGCCGTCGCCGGAGGCGGAGCCTCTGCAGGACGTCAAGGCCGTGCAGGACGCCAGGGCTCCGCAGGACGCCAAGGCTCCGCAGGACGCGAAGGCTCCGCAGGACGCGAAGGCTCCGCAGGACGCCAAGGCTCCGCAGGACGCCAGGGCTGCGCAGGACGCCAGGGCTGCGCAGGACGCCAGGGCTGCGCAGGACGTCAAGGCTGCGCAGGACGCCAAGGCTCCGCAGGACGCCAAGGCTCCGCAGGACGCCAAGGCTCCGCAGGACGCCAAGGCTCCGCAGGACGCCAAGGCTCCGCAGGACGCCAAGGCTCCGCAGGACGCCAAGGCTCCGCAGGACGCCAAGGCTCCGCAGGACGCCAAGGCTCCGCAGGACGCCAAGGCTCCGCAGGACGCCAAGGCTCCGCAGGACGCCAGGGCTGCGCAGGACGCCAAGGCTCCGCAGGACGCCAAGGCTCCGCAGGACGCCAAGGCTCCGCAGGACGCCAGGGCTCCGCAGGACGCCAGGGCTCCGCAGGACGCCAAGCCGCATCAAGAGATCAAATCCGTTTCCGAGACCAGGATCGCCGCCCCGGCCACGCCCGGCGAGCGCCGGGCCGAGGACGCGGCGGCGAGCGTGTCCGCCCCCGTCTCCGCGGCTGAGCCTATTCCGGCCCATGCCCCGGCGGCCCTGCCCCTCACCACCCTGCGCCAGATCGCCGATGCGGTGGCGACCGGAGCCGCGACCCTGCCCGATCCCACCCCGGTCCGAGCCGGGGCGGTCGCGGCGGCCTGGAGCGCCGCCGCCCAGGCGGACGGACCGGTGCGGCTCCTGACGCTGCAGCTGCGCCCGGCCGAGCTCGGCCAGGTCCTGGTCCGGATGCGGCTGCAGGATGGCCGCCTGGAGATGAGCCTGCGGGCCGAGCGCGAGGAGACCGCCGATCTCCTGCGGCGCGACGGCGGGCTCCTGAGCGCCCTGGTGCGCGAGGCCGGCTACCAGCCCGATCTCGTCACGGTGCAGGCCGGCCGCCTGCCGGGCCAGCCCGATGCGTCGCCGCAAGGGGCGCCGCCAGGCGGCGGCCAATCCCTGCCGTCCTTCGCGGGCGGGCAGCAGCAGGGCGGCGCGAGCCCGGACCAGCCGGCCCGCCGCACCCCCGACGCGCCAGAGGAAGGCGGGCGCCGGACCATGGAGCAGAGAGATGATGCGCGTACCGGCGATCGCGACCGCGGCGGTCTTTACCTTTAG